The Anas platyrhynchos isolate ZD024472 breed Pekin duck chromosome Z, IASCAAS_PekinDuck_T2T, whole genome shotgun sequence genome includes a window with the following:
- the PRKAA1 gene encoding 5'-AMP-activated protein kinase catalytic subunit alpha-1: protein MRRLGPWLKMAAADKQKHEHGRVKIGHYILGDTLGVGTFGKVKVGKHELTGHKVAVKILNRQKIRSLDVVGKIRREIQNLKLFRHPHIIKLYQVISTPTDIFMVMEYVSGGELFDYICKNGRLDEKESRRLFQQILSGVDYCHRHMVVHRDLKPENVLLDAHMNAKIADFGLSNMMSDGEFLRTSCGSPNYAAPEVISGRLYAGPEVDIWSSGVILYALLCGTLPFDDDHVPTLFKKICDGIFYTPQYLNPSVISLLKHMLQVDPMKRATIRDIREHEWFKQDLPKYLFPEDPSYSSTMIDDEALKEVCEKFECTEEEVLSCLYSRNHQDPLAVAYHLIIDNRRIMNEAKDFYLATSPPDSFLDDHHLSRPHPERVPFLVAEAPRPRHTLDELNPQKSKHQGVRRAKWHLGIRSQSRPNDIMAEVCRAIKQLDYEWKVVNPYYLRVRRKNPVTSAYSKMSLQLYQVDSRTYLLDFRSIDDEITEAKSGTATPQRSGSVSNYRSCQKDSDDAQGKSADTSLTSSVTSSLESSTADLTPRSGSHTIEFFEMCANLIKILAQ from the exons ATGCGCAGACTCGGCCCTTGGctcaagatggcggcggcggatAAACAGAAGCACGAGCACGGGCGGGTGAAGATCGGGCACTACATCCTGGGCGACACGCTCGGCGTCGGCACCTTCGGCAAAGTCAAGG TTGGCAAGCATGAGTTAACTGGGCATAAAGTTGCAGTGAAGATCCTGAATCGACAGAAGATTCGCAGCCTTGATGTTGTAGGAAAAATCCGCAGAGAGATTCAGAACCTCAAACTCTTCAGACATCCACATATAATTAAGCT GTACCAGGTGATCAGTACACCAACTGATATTTTCATGGTGATGGAATATGTTTCAGGAGGAGAACTGTTTGACTATATCTGTAAAAACGGAAGG CTTGATGAGAAGGAAAGTAGACGTCTGTTCCAGCAAATCCTTTCTGGCGTGGATTACTGTCACAGGCATATGGTAGTACATAGAGATCTGAAGCCTGAGAATGTGCTGCTCGATGCACACATGAATGCCAAGATAGCTGACTTTG GTCTATCAAATATGATGTCAGATGGAGAATTTTTAAGAACAAGCTGTGGTTCCCCTAACTATGCTGCACCAGAAGTAATTTCAGGAAG GTTATATGCAGGTCCAGAAGTAGATATCTGGAGCAGTGGGGTTATTCTCTATGCTTTGTTATGTGGAACACTTCCATTTGATGATGATCATGTGCCAACGCTTTTTAAGAAGATATGTGATGGTATCTTCTATACCCCTCAGTACCTGAATCCATCTGTCATAAGTCTTCTGAAACACATGCTGCAAGTGGATCCTATGAAGAGAGCAACAATCAGAGACATTAG GGAACATGAATGGTTTAAGCAGGACCTTCCCAAATACTTGTTTCCAGAAGACCCTTCATACAGCTCTACCATGATTGATGATGAAGCCTTAAAAGAAGTGTGTGAGAAGTTTGAATGCACCGAAGAGGAAGTTCTAAGCTGTCTGTATAGCCGAAATCATCAGGACCCCTTAGCTGTTGCTTATCACCTCATTATAGATAATAGAAGAATAATGAATGAGGCCAAAGACTTCTACCTGGCTACAAGCCCACCAGATTCTTTTCTTGATGATCACCATCTGTCTCGCCCTCATCCTGAAAGAGTGCCATTCTTGGTAGCCGAAGCACCTCGTCCTCGCCATACTCTCGATGAGCTGAATccacaaaaatcaaaacaccaAGGAGTAAGAAGAGCTAAGTGGCACTTGGGAATACGAAGTCAGAGTCGACCAAATGATATCATGGCTGAAGTGTGTCGAGCAATTAAGCAGCTGGATTATGAATGGAAG GTTGTAAATCCATACTATTTGCGTGTTCGAAGGAAGAATCCAGTGACAAGTGCATACTCTAAAATGAGTCTACAGCTGTATCAGGTAGACAGCAGGACATACTTGCTGGACTTCCGTAGCATTGATG ATGAAATTACTGAGGCAAAGTCTGGGACTGCAACTCCACAGAGATCAGGTTCTGTGAGCAACTATAGATCCTGTCAGAAAGATTCAGATGATGCACAAGGAAAATCTGCAGATACATCCCTTACCTCATCAGTCACCTCTTCACTTGAGTCTTCAACAGCTGACTTAACTCCGAGATCAGGGAGTCATACGATAGAATTTTTTGAGATGTGTGCGAATCTTATTAAAATACTTGCACAGTAA
- the RPL37 gene encoding large ribosomal subunit protein eL37: MTKGTSSFGKRRNKTHTLCRRCGSKAYHLQKSTCGKCGYPAKRKRKYNWSAKAKRRNTTGTGRMRHLKKVYRRFRNGFREGTTPKPKRAAVAASSSS; encoded by the exons ATG ACGAAGGGCACGTCATCGTTTGGTAAGCGAAGAAACAAGACACACACTTTGTGTCGCCGATGTGGGTCCAAGGCATACCACCTGCAGAAGTCTACCTGTGGGAAATGTGGATATCCCGCAAAGCGTAAGAGAAAGT ATAACTGGAGCGCAAAGGCTAAAAGGCGCAACACCACTGGTACTGGTCGCATGAGGCACCTGAAGAAGGTCTATCGTCGATTCAG GAATGGATTCCGTGAGGGAACCACACCGAAGCCTAAGAGAGCAGCTGTTGCAGCCTCCAGTTCATCATAA